In the Desulfitibacter sp. BRH_c19 genome, one interval contains:
- a CDS encoding PhoP family transcriptional regulator — MVTDKIEKILVIDDEVTFVKGLKLQLENHGLSVETSHNGLDGLDKIKENEYSLVVLDLMLPGMDGIEVCRRIRDFSVVPIIMLTAKEDEIEKILGLEVGADDYLNKPFNFRELLARIKALLRRVSWDDTDKEEKQQIKKYTTPIGNLSIQLDTRKTFLDSKEIILSTKEFEIFTLLSHFPGKIFSRDELLDKVWGYDYYGSPRTVDVHMRRLRAKIEAEPEEPQIICTKWGMGYYFNGQRR; from the coding sequence ATGGTGACTGATAAGATAGAGAAAATTCTTGTGATAGATGATGAGGTAACTTTTGTAAAAGGATTAAAGTTACAATTAGAAAATCATGGACTAAGTGTTGAAACTTCTCATAATGGTTTAGATGGATTAGATAAAATCAAAGAAAATGAATATAGTTTAGTTGTACTTGACCTAATGCTACCAGGAATGGATGGTATTGAAGTGTGCCGCAGAATAAGAGATTTTTCAGTAGTGCCTATCATAATGTTAACAGCTAAAGAAGATGAAATAGAGAAGATATTAGGGTTAGAAGTTGGGGCAGATGATTATTTAAATAAACCTTTTAATTTTAGAGAACTTTTAGCTAGAATAAAAGCATTGTTAAGAAGGGTATCTTGGGATGATACCGATAAGGAAGAAAAACAACAAATTAAAAAGTATACAACCCCTATAGGAAATCTGTCCATCCAATTGGATACAAGAAAAACCTTCCTAGATAGTAAAGAAATTATATTGAGTACAAAAGAATTTGAAATATTTACCCTGTTATCCCATTTCCCTGGCAAGATTTTTAGTAGGGATGAATTACTTGATAAGGTTTGGGGATATGATTACTATGGCAGTCCAAGGACTGTGGATGTCCATATGAGAAGACTTAGAGCTAAAATAGAGGCTGAGCCCGAAGAACCACAAATAATCTGTACTAAATGGGGAATGGGTTATTATTTTAATGGACAGCGCAGGTGA
- a CDS encoding MBL fold metallo-hydrolase: MKITFYGGAETVTGSCYLVTTDTKEKILVDCGLFQGNKTVKERNYGDFPFNPAEIDWVLLTHAHIDHSGRIPKLYKKGYKGPVITTNITKEMCSVMLPDSGHIQEMEIERKNRKNLRAGKPLLEPIYTAADAEDCIKHFDGKQYNELIKLNDNISIRFKDAGHILGSAIIEVWVKNAQGSKKITFTGDLGGYEKPLVNDPEFLEETDYLLIESTYGSRSHDEDMTRAGKLEAIIEETFKSGGNLVIPSFAVERTQDLLFDLNKLVEAGKISPSSIFVDSPLAIAITEIFCKNIDSCDEETQDFGRTSGKCPLLINNLRFTRTAEESKAINKIRSGAIIISASGMCDAGRIKHHLKHNLWRSNSTVLFIGYQAKGTLGRNILEGASKVKIHGEDVTVNARIESIKGYSSHADQEDLLKWIGNITNKPDLVFLVHGELEESSTLKSLIEQDYQIETHIPCYLEEYPLSTEAKPLCLSHEVRDKEVDLDEQLDSLMRQFYSVGKNLISDKKYQETEELIKEIKKKLIS; encoded by the coding sequence ATGAAAATTACCTTTTACGGTGGTGCTGAAACTGTTACTGGCTCCTGTTATCTCGTAACAACTGATACTAAGGAAAAAATTCTTGTTGATTGTGGTCTTTTTCAGGGAAATAAAACGGTAAAGGAAAGAAACTACGGAGACTTTCCTTTTAATCCCGCTGAAATAGATTGGGTGCTTTTAACACATGCTCACATCGATCATAGCGGACGTATACCTAAACTCTACAAGAAGGGTTATAAAGGCCCTGTTATTACCACTAATATTACCAAAGAAATGTGCTCCGTTATGCTTCCTGATAGCGGCCACATTCAGGAAATGGAAATAGAGCGAAAAAACAGAAAGAATCTCAGGGCTGGCAAGCCTCTACTTGAGCCCATTTATACCGCCGCAGATGCAGAGGATTGCATAAAACATTTTGATGGTAAGCAATATAATGAACTGATCAAGCTTAACGATAACATTAGCATCCGCTTCAAAGATGCAGGACACATTCTCGGCTCAGCCATCATAGAAGTATGGGTTAAAAATGCCCAAGGTTCTAAAAAAATAACTTTTACAGGTGATTTGGGTGGTTACGAGAAACCTTTGGTCAATGATCCAGAGTTTCTAGAGGAGACTGATTATCTTCTTATTGAATCCACCTATGGTTCTAGAAGTCATGATGAGGACATGACAAGGGCAGGTAAACTCGAAGCAATAATAGAAGAGACATTTAAAAGTGGTGGGAACCTAGTTATCCCTTCCTTTGCAGTAGAAAGAACTCAAGATTTACTTTTTGACTTGAACAAGCTTGTTGAAGCAGGAAAGATAAGTCCGAGCAGCATTTTTGTGGACAGCCCCTTAGCTATTGCCATAACAGAAATCTTTTGCAAGAATATTGATAGTTGCGATGAAGAAACTCAAGACTTTGGTCGCACCTCTGGAAAATGCCCTTTATTAATTAATAATTTAAGATTTACCAGAACGGCAGAGGAATCCAAAGCTATCAATAAAATTAGAAGTGGAGCAATTATCATCTCTGCTAGTGGTATGTGCGACGCAGGTCGTATTAAGCACCATTTAAAGCATAACCTATGGCGAAGTAATTCTACTGTTTTGTTTATTGGCTACCAAGCTAAAGGTACCCTAGGAAGAAATATTCTTGAAGGAGCTTCTAAGGTAAAAATTCATGGTGAAGACGTTACTGTTAACGCCAGAATAGAAAGCATCAAAGGATATTCTTCCCATGCGGACCAGGAGGACCTTCTAAAGTGGATAGGTAATATTACTAATAAGCCAGATTTGGTTTTCTTAGTTCATGGAGAACTAGAAGAAAGCTCTACACTTAAATCACTAATTGAACAGGATTACCAAATCGAAACCCATATTCCTTGTTACCTTGAAGAATATCCTCTATCAACAGAGGCTAAACCTTTATGTCTATCCCATGAAGTTCGCGATAAAGAAGTAGATTTAGATGAACAGTTAGATAGTTTGATGAGGCAGTTTTATTCTGTTGGCAAAAATCTAATCTCAGATAAAAAATACCAGGAAACTGAAGAGCTCATTAAGGAGATTAAGAAAAAATTGATTAGCTAA
- a CDS encoding stage 0 sporulation protein, with product MYKVIGIRFKKAGKIYYFDPGKFDLSVGNNVVVETARGLEYGEVVIGIKEVTEEEVVLPLKNVVRKATEEDEKQAEDNLQKEQEAFEACQNKIDEHQLPMKLVDVEYTFDVSKIIFYFTAEGRVDFRELVKDLASIFRTRIELRQIGVRDEAKMLGGLGSCGRVLCCHSFLGDFEPVSIRMAKDQNLSLSPSKISGICGRLMCCLKYENDFYQEERKNAPNVGKIVKTPQGTGKIIDVNILKSTVKVEMTEDVQILDFGFGEIEEVQTK from the coding sequence ATGTATAAGGTAATAGGTATACGATTTAAAAAAGCAGGCAAAATATATTATTTTGATCCTGGTAAATTTGATCTCTCTGTGGGCAATAATGTAGTTGTGGAGACTGCTAGAGGGCTTGAATATGGGGAAGTAGTGATTGGAATAAAAGAGGTGACAGAAGAAGAAGTAGTTTTACCTCTTAAAAATGTGGTTAGAAAAGCAACAGAAGAAGATGAAAAACAGGCAGAAGACAATCTTCAGAAGGAACAAGAGGCCTTTGAAGCATGTCAGAATAAAATTGATGAGCATCAATTGCCAATGAAACTAGTAGATGTGGAATATACTTTTGATGTAAGTAAAATAATATTTTATTTTACTGCTGAGGGTAGGGTTGATTTCAGAGAGTTGGTTAAAGACCTTGCAAGTATTTTTAGAACTAGAATAGAGCTTAGACAAATTGGAGTAAGGGACGAAGCAAAAATGCTTGGTGGTTTGGGCTCTTGCGGTCGGGTTTTATGTTGTCATTCTTTTTTAGGGGATTTTGAACCAGTTTCAATAAGAATGGCAAAGGACCAGAACTTATCTTTAAGTCCTAGTAAAATATCTGGCATATGTGGACGACTCATGTGTTGCTTAAAATATGAAAATGACTTTTATCAAGAGGAAAGAAAAAATGCACCGAATGTAGGAAAGATAGTTAAGACTCCACAGGGAACTGGAAAAATCATAGATGTTAACATTCTTAAGTCCACAGTAAAGGTGGAAATGACTGAAGATGTCCAGATTCTAGATTTTGGGTTTGGGGAAATTGAAGAAGTCCAAACCAAGTAG
- a CDS encoding AbrB family transcriptional regulator: MLKSTGIVRKVDELGRVVIPIELRRTLGIDEKDALEIYVDSEKIILKKYEPACVFCGNAENITNFKGKNVCSECAKTMSSQAS, from the coding sequence ATGTTAAAATCTACAGGTATAGTACGTAAGGTAGACGAACTTGGGAGAGTAGTAATACCAATTGAACTTCGAAGAACCCTAGGCATTGATGAAAAAGACGCTTTAGAGATTTATGTCGATAGCGAAAAAATCATCCTTAAAAAGTATGAACCAGCCTGTGTGTTCTGTGGCAATGCTGAAAACATTACTAACTTCAAAGGGAAAAATGTTTGTAGCGAATGTGCTAAAACAATGAGTTCCCAGGCTTCCTAA
- a CDS encoding methionine--tRNA ligase, with protein MSNKERFYVTTPIYYPSDRLHIGHALTTTMADTLARYNRLKGKEVWFLTGSDEHGQKIQRKAEEVGVTPIQYVDKIVATFQHLWEQLDIQYDDFIRTSEDRHKEVVQYIFKKIYDSGDIYKSEYEGWYCTPCETFWGKRQVGDEKLCPDCSRPVELLKEESYFFKMSKYADRLLEFIENNPDFIQPVTRRNEMVNFIKQGLEDLCVSRTTFKWGIPVPIDDKHVIYVWFDALTNYISALGYSTDDDEKFQKFWPSAVHLVGKDIVRFHTIIWPIILMAADIPLPQKVFGHGWLLVGGGKMSKSKGNVVDPLVLVDKYGSDAIRYFLLREMPFGSDGYYSEEILIERINTDLANDFGNLLSRSTAMVNKFCNGEVPLLGELEAIDEELKKMALELPGKVDKLLDTLQFNAALDEIWKLVNRANKYIDETAPWALAKNADTRDRLSTVLHTLVEVIRFVTILTSPFMPKTPAKVWDQLGITHKENIQNWDSLTKWGVVPAGTKINRGDPLFPRLDKEQMLLATEEVENPAAKEVEEKKIEILSEISIEDFMKVDLRIAEVLEAEKVEKADKLLKLKLKMGSEERTVVAGIAKYYEPEKLVGKKVAFVANLKPAKLRGIMSQGMILAASDDDNLALLTPEKDLPSGAKIK; from the coding sequence ATGAGTAATAAAGAAAGGTTTTATGTAACGACTCCCATATACTATCCAAGTGACAGGTTACACATTGGCCACGCACTCACTACTACAATGGCCGATACCCTAGCCCGTTATAACAGACTTAAAGGTAAGGAAGTTTGGTTTCTGACAGGATCAGATGAGCATGGCCAGAAAATACAAAGAAAAGCTGAAGAAGTGGGCGTCACCCCTATTCAATATGTGGATAAGATTGTAGCGACTTTTCAACACTTGTGGGAACAGTTAGATATTCAGTATGATGATTTTATTAGAACTTCAGAAGATAGACATAAAGAGGTTGTACAGTACATATTTAAGAAGATATATGATAGTGGGGATATCTATAAATCAGAATATGAAGGTTGGTATTGTACTCCATGTGAAACCTTTTGGGGTAAGCGCCAGGTTGGTGACGAAAAACTTTGCCCAGATTGTTCAAGACCAGTAGAGTTGCTAAAAGAAGAAAGTTACTTTTTTAAGATGAGCAAGTATGCAGATAGACTTTTGGAATTTATAGAAAATAATCCTGACTTTATACAACCAGTTACCCGGCGGAATGAAATGGTTAATTTTATTAAACAGGGCCTAGAAGATTTATGCGTTTCTAGAACTACATTTAAATGGGGCATTCCTGTTCCCATTGATGATAAACACGTAATTTATGTATGGTTTGATGCTTTGACAAACTATATATCCGCTTTAGGCTACTCGACGGATGATGATGAGAAGTTTCAGAAGTTCTGGCCAAGTGCAGTACATCTTGTTGGCAAGGACATTGTAAGATTTCATACAATAATCTGGCCAATAATCCTTATGGCTGCAGACATACCACTACCTCAAAAGGTTTTTGGCCATGGATGGTTGCTTGTTGGTGGAGGAAAAATGTCAAAGTCAAAGGGCAATGTTGTAGATCCTCTTGTACTTGTAGATAAGTATGGTAGTGATGCAATTCGTTATTTCCTTCTAAGAGAAATGCCTTTTGGTTCTGATGGATACTATTCTGAAGAAATCTTAATTGAGAGAATTAATACTGACTTGGCAAATGATTTTGGTAATCTCTTGAGTAGAAGTACTGCAATGGTAAATAAATTCTGTAATGGTGAAGTTCCACTGTTAGGGGAACTTGAAGCAATAGATGAGGAATTAAAGAAGATGGCACTAGAGCTACCTGGAAAAGTGGATAAGCTCCTAGATACCCTCCAGTTTAATGCCGCTTTGGATGAAATCTGGAAGTTAGTTAATAGAGCCAATAAGTATATTGATGAAACAGCTCCTTGGGCTCTTGCTAAAAATGCTGATACCAGGGATAGGCTAAGTACAGTCCTTCATACTTTGGTAGAAGTAATTAGATTTGTTACTATTTTGACTAGCCCATTTATGCCGAAAACACCAGCTAAGGTTTGGGATCAATTAGGAATTACCCATAAAGAGAATATTCAAAATTGGGATAGCCTAACTAAATGGGGAGTTGTTCCTGCAGGGACAAAAATAAATAGAGGAGATCCTCTGTTCCCAAGGCTTGATAAGGAACAAATGCTTCTAGCAACTGAAGAAGTTGAAAATCCAGCTGCAAAAGAAGTAGAGGAAAAGAAAATTGAAATACTTTCTGAAATATCAATTGAAGACTTTATGAAAGTAGACTTAAGAATAGCAGAGGTTTTAGAAGCAGAAAAAGTAGAAAAGGCAGATAAACTACTAAAGCTCAAACTAAAAATGGGTTCAGAAGAAAGAACAGTTGTGGCTGGAATTGCAAAATACTATGAACCTGAAAAACTAGTGGGTAAAAAGGTTGCTTTTGTCGCAAATCTAAAGCCAGCTAAGCTGAGGGGTATTATGTCTCAGGGTATGATTTTAGCAGCCTCTGATGATGATAATTTGGCCCTTTTAACACCTGAAAAAGACTTGCCTAGTGGGGCAAAGATAAAATGA
- a CDS encoding hydrolase TatD, with protein sequence MIELFDSHAHLNNEKFIDDLDEVILRAATNQVSFILNVGWDIESSKKAVELAEKYPNQYAAVGIHPHDAEDYGEMEERILEHLAANKKVVAIGETGLDYYRNLSPKEVQRDAFKRQIALAKRVKKPLIIHDRDAHQEVMEILKEEKASEVGIVLHCFSGSSQMALECIKMGWFISLAGPVTYPNAVKPVQVAEVVPIDKLFIETDCPYLGPQSVRGKRNEPANVKHVAEKIAQVRKKTIEEIAYHTTENAKKFFKIS encoded by the coding sequence ATGATAGAGTTATTTGATTCCCATGCCCACTTAAACAATGAAAAATTTATAGATGATTTAGATGAGGTCATTTTAAGAGCAGCTACAAATCAAGTGTCTTTTATTCTTAATGTTGGTTGGGATATAGAATCTAGTAAGAAGGCAGTTGAGCTAGCAGAAAAATATCCTAATCAATACGCAGCAGTTGGAATACATCCCCATGATGCGGAAGACTACGGTGAAATGGAGGAAAGAATTCTCGAACACCTTGCTGCAAACAAAAAGGTTGTTGCAATAGGTGAGACTGGTCTTGATTATTATAGAAACCTTTCACCAAAGGAAGTACAAAGAGATGCATTTAAAAGGCAGATTGCTCTAGCCAAAAGAGTTAAAAAACCATTAATAATCCATGATAGGGATGCCCATCAAGAAGTTATGGAAATTCTAAAGGAAGAGAAAGCTTCTGAAGTAGGAATAGTATTACATTGTTTCTCTGGAAGTTCCCAGATGGCACTTGAGTGTATAAAAATGGGATGGTTTATATCTCTTGCAGGGCCTGTAACCTATCCAAATGCTGTCAAACCTGTCCAGGTAGCGGAAGTAGTACCCATTGACAAGTTATTCATAGAAACTGACTGCCCATATCTTGGTCCCCAATCAGTAAGGGGTAAAAGAAATGAACCAGCCAATGTAAAACATGTGGCAGAAAAAATTGCCCAGGTAAGAAAAAAAACCATAGAAGAAATAGCATATCATACGACTGAAAACGCAAAAAAGTTTTTTAAGATATCTTAA
- a CDS encoding Veg protein, whose amino-acid sequence MAKKVLADIKQDLDGYVGKRIRLKANRGRRKVIERVGILEQTYPNIFVIKLDEKKCLGRRVSFSYSDVLTETVELSLCREDGDKKIVCGER is encoded by the coding sequence GTGGCAAAAAAAGTACTAGCTGACATTAAACAAGATTTAGATGGATATGTTGGAAAGAGGATCCGCCTAAAGGCCAATCGTGGTAGAAGGAAAGTAATCGAAAGAGTTGGTATTTTAGAACAAACGTACCCCAATATTTTTGTAATTAAATTGGATGAAAAGAAATGCTTAGGACGAAGAGTTTCTTTTAGTTATAGTGATGTTTTAACAGAAACAGTAGAGCTATCGCTTTGTAGAGAAGACGGAGATAAGAAAATTGTTTGTGGAGAAAGATAA
- a CDS encoding trimethylamine methyltransferase has product MVKSNYVRANYQVNQAVNFSVLSKDQCQEVYYAALECLERTGADFYSDEALEIYKKAGCWVDGNRVRFPSRVVEKAVRSAPSRITICDRDGNRSMYLEGKSTHWGPGPTNTYTLDPFTGERRRPKKSDAAKAGIVCDALPNISYAMDNGTVMDVTPTLSDVHSFDALVRNTTKPIIHWGFGIDQYNDIIEMASAVAGGLDELQKRPFIILYSESSPPLRHSAEAIDKAIFAAEKDIPVIYTPCTFAGGVAPATMAGSLVISVADSLVGLVANQAVREGSGFIMGGLISTMDMASSILAYGAPELSLLSAGLTDVANYIGLPMFSTGGCTDSKCIDAQWAAEAAFSNLMAGLSGANIIHDCNYMEYGNCGSLELLVANDEIIGMVKRIMKGIKVDDYHLAVDIVDKVGPGGHFLGEEHTIENFRKETWWPTLISRLRYDEWKMQGGLSFGDRVKQKTQDIINNHKTEPLSNDVCDKIDAIIEKAEAREAGKSKKA; this is encoded by the coding sequence ATTGTGAAAAGCAATTACGTAAGAGCCAACTATCAGGTTAATCAAGCAGTAAATTTTAGTGTCTTAAGTAAAGATCAGTGTCAAGAAGTGTACTATGCAGCCTTGGAGTGCCTTGAAAGAACAGGGGCTGACTTTTATAGTGATGAAGCACTAGAAATTTACAAGAAAGCTGGTTGCTGGGTAGATGGTAATCGTGTTCGTTTTCCTTCGAGGGTTGTGGAAAAAGCAGTTCGGAGTGCACCATCAAGGATAACTATTTGCGATAGAGATGGTAATAGAAGCATGTATTTAGAGGGTAAGAGTACACATTGGGGCCCAGGACCAACAAACACATACACTTTAGATCCATTTACTGGGGAAAGAAGAAGGCCTAAAAAATCAGATGCTGCAAAAGCTGGGATAGTTTGTGATGCATTACCAAATATATCATATGCTATGGATAACGGGACAGTAATGGACGTTACCCCAACTTTGTCAGACGTTCACTCCTTTGATGCACTTGTTCGTAACACAACAAAGCCAATTATTCACTGGGGTTTTGGAATTGATCAGTATAATGACATTATTGAAATGGCATCAGCAGTAGCTGGCGGCCTAGATGAATTACAAAAAAGACCATTTATTATTCTATATTCAGAATCTAGTCCTCCATTAAGACATTCTGCAGAGGCGATTGATAAAGCTATATTTGCAGCTGAAAAGGACATCCCAGTTATTTATACTCCATGTACTTTTGCAGGTGGTGTTGCTCCAGCTACAATGGCAGGATCATTAGTAATTTCTGTTGCAGATAGTTTAGTTGGTTTAGTTGCGAACCAAGCAGTAAGAGAAGGATCAGGTTTTATAATGGGTGGTTTAATTTCTACCATGGATATGGCAAGCTCAATCCTTGCTTATGGAGCACCTGAATTAAGTTTGCTTTCTGCTGGTTTAACTGATGTAGCTAATTATATTGGATTACCAATGTTTAGTACTGGCGGTTGTACAGATTCTAAGTGTATAGATGCTCAGTGGGCTGCAGAAGCCGCTTTCTCAAATCTTATGGCTGGATTAAGTGGAGCTAATATTATTCATGATTGTAACTATATGGAATATGGAAACTGCGGTTCTCTAGAACTATTGGTAGCTAATGATGAGATAATTGGTATGGTTAAAAGAATAATGAAAGGTATTAAGGTTGACGATTACCACCTTGCAGTTGATATTGTAGATAAAGTTGGCCCTGGAGGACACTTCTTGGGTGAAGAGCATACAATTGAAAACTTTAGAAAAGAAACATGGTGGCCAACCCTAATCAGTCGCCTTCGTTATGATGAGTGGAAAATGCAAGGCGGATTGTCATTTGGTGACAGAGTGAAGCAAAAGACTCAAGATATTATTAACAACCATAAAACTGAACCTCTATCTAATGACGTTTGTGATAAAATTGATGCTATTATTGAAAAGGCTGAAGCAAGAGAAGCTGGAAAGTCCAAGAAAGCATAA
- a CDS encoding trimethylamine methyltransferase — MRARSNYVANASTMLNVLSPSQCEEVLLAAQEILMRTGVTFHDDEAIEIMKKAGCHVDGINVKIPSYIVDKALRTVPHRVTLCNSRTGSRDVLLEGNNAYFGTGSDTPYYIDPFTGERKRSSTESVSWACKVIDALPNLDFVMSLGIVQDVPLLISDRHQFEAQILNTSKPIVTTAHDIYGFADIIEMCEIVVGGEEELRKNPIMTLYAEPISPLQHAWEAATKLILAAKKSLPVVYTPCVMAGGTVPATMAGVLANGLAESLSGLVLHQNTKEGSPFIMGGVFTIMDMKSTIFAYGSPEFNLLMSALADMAHYLKLPMFGTAGCSDSCIPDGQAGIEAALSIAMTAMSGPNLNHDVGYVEYGSTASLDLLCIANDIIGMARRMTRGIEINEETLAIDIIDKVGPGGHFLSEDHTFRHFKTESWFPSLINRQRYEMWEASGSKTLTQVANEKSRDIIENYEPDPLPKDVQKKIRAIVERAESKLNA; from the coding sequence ATGAGAGCAAGGAGTAATTATGTAGCAAATGCTAGTACAATGTTAAATGTACTTTCACCAAGTCAGTGCGAAGAGGTGTTGTTAGCAGCTCAAGAAATCCTTATGAGAACTGGTGTAACCTTCCATGACGATGAAGCCATAGAGATTATGAAAAAGGCAGGTTGTCATGTTGATGGAATTAACGTGAAAATTCCATCATATATAGTTGATAAAGCTTTAAGAACTGTTCCTCATAGAGTAACTTTGTGTAACAGCCGTACTGGAAGTAGAGATGTACTTTTAGAGGGGAATAATGCATATTTTGGTACTGGTTCAGATACACCATACTATATTGATCCATTTACAGGAGAAAGAAAGAGGTCTTCTACTGAATCGGTAAGCTGGGCATGTAAGGTAATTGATGCGCTGCCTAACTTGGACTTTGTTATGTCCTTAGGAATAGTGCAGGATGTACCCCTTTTAATATCAGACAGACACCAATTTGAAGCACAAATATTAAATACTTCTAAGCCAATTGTTACAACAGCACATGACATTTACGGATTTGCTGATATAATAGAGATGTGTGAAATAGTTGTTGGTGGAGAAGAAGAGTTAAGAAAAAATCCTATTATGACTTTATATGCTGAGCCAATTTCACCATTACAGCATGCATGGGAAGCAGCTACCAAGCTGATACTTGCTGCTAAGAAGTCATTGCCTGTTGTTTATACTCCATGTGTTATGGCAGGTGGAACTGTTCCAGCAACTATGGCAGGAGTTTTGGCTAATGGTCTTGCCGAAAGTTTAAGTGGATTAGTACTACATCAAAACACAAAAGAAGGTTCCCCCTTTATTATGGGTGGGGTATTTACTATAATGGATATGAAGAGTACAATATTTGCATATGGTTCACCAGAATTTAATTTATTAATGTCAGCTTTGGCAGACATGGCTCACTATTTGAAACTACCTATGTTTGGAACCGCTGGATGTTCTGACAGTTGTATTCCTGATGGGCAAGCTGGAATTGAAGCTGCACTAAGTATTGCAATGACAGCTATGTCAGGACCAAACTTAAACCACGATGTTGGTTATGTTGAATATGGTTCAACTGCCAGTTTAGATTTACTTTGTATAGCCAATGATATAATTGGTATGGCTAGAAGAATGACTCGTGGTATTGAAATCAATGAAGAAACATTGGCAATTGATATTATTGACAAGGTAGGTCCTGGAGGTCACTTCTTATCAGAAGACCATACATTCCGTCACTTTAAGACAGAGAGCTGGTTCCCATCACTAATTAACCGTCAACGTTATGAAATGTGGGAAGCTTCTGGATCTAAAACGTTAACCCAGGTTGCAAATGAAAAGTCTAGAGATATAATTGAAAATTACGAGCCAGATCCCCTGCCAAAGGATGTTCAGAAAAAAATTAGAGCAATAGTTGAACGTGCAGAATCTAAATTAAATGCATAA